The proteins below are encoded in one region of Colias croceus chromosome 17, ilColCroc2.1:
- the LOC123699191 gene encoding uncharacterized protein LOC123699191 isoform X2 produces MFMWWFCSSLRPAESTVLDPALYLAPSPPLTPITGDIPGILWSQIPKQDPKRNPIGNPDAINELDTSTTLEKESMESAETFWPRFGANYGLQSIPVQFHLTGTYGGLGGTGVIGSSYASIPSTRNVFGKPYYAGSDYGSYGGNSVRVFGTNNSPVWSGWGNGKWGHYGKGK; encoded by the exons aTGTTCATGTGGTGGTTCTGCAGCAGCTTAAGACCAGCAGAGAGCACAGTGCTTGATCCAGCTCTATACCTCGCTCCAAGCCCTCCTCTCACACCTATTACGGGCGATATACCGGGAATATTATGGTCGCAAATACCGAAGCAAGATCCCAAACGAAACCCTATTGGAAACCCTGACGCTATTAACGAAT TGGATACATCGACTACGTTAGAAAAAGAGTCTATGGAAAGTGCAGAGACATTTTGGCCACGATTTGGAGCAAATTATGGTCTACAAAGTATTCCCGTACAATTTCACCTAACTGGTACTTATGGAGGTTTGGGAGGCACAGGCGTGATTGGCAGTAGCTACGCTAGTATACCTAGTACTAGAAATGTCTTCGGAAAACCATATTATGCTGGCAGCGACTACGGATCGTATGGAGGCAACAGTGTGAGAGTATTTGGTACCAATAACAGTCCTGTTTGGAGCGGCTGGGGTAACGGCAAGTGGGGTCACTATGGAAAGGGGAAATGA
- the LOC123699191 gene encoding uncharacterized protein LOC123699191 isoform X1 produces MFMFMWWFCSSLRPAESTVLDPALYLAPSPPLTPITGDIPGILWSQIPKQDPKRNPIGNPDAINELDTSTTLEKESMESAETFWPRFGANYGLQSIPVQFHLTGTYGGLGGTGVIGSSYASIPSTRNVFGKPYYAGSDYGSYGGNSVRVFGTNNSPVWSGWGNGKWGHYGKGK; encoded by the exons aTGTTCATGTGGTGGTTCTGCAGCAGCTTAAGACCAGCAGAGAGCACAGTGCTTGATCCAGCTCTATACCTCGCTCCAAGCCCTCCTCTCACACCTATTACGGGCGATATACCGGGAATATTATGGTCGCAAATACCGAAGCAAGATCCCAAACGAAACCCTATTGGAAACCCTGACGCTATTAACGAAT TGGATACATCGACTACGTTAGAAAAAGAGTCTATGGAAAGTGCAGAGACATTTTGGCCACGATTTGGAGCAAATTATGGTCTACAAAGTATTCCCGTACAATTTCACCTAACTGGTACTTATGGAGGTTTGGGAGGCACAGGCGTGATTGGCAGTAGCTACGCTAGTATACCTAGTACTAGAAATGTCTTCGGAAAACCATATTATGCTGGCAGCGACTACGGATCGTATGGAGGCAACAGTGTGAGAGTATTTGGTACCAATAACAGTCCTGTTTGGAGCGGCTGGGGTAACGGCAAGTGGGGTCACTATGGAAAGGGGAAATGA